From a region of the Helianthus annuus cultivar XRQ/B chromosome 5, HanXRQr2.0-SUNRISE, whole genome shotgun sequence genome:
- the LOC110941464 gene encoding uncharacterized protein LOC110941464 yields MNDGEAAKKEGLTVIVSTTANGNGTINGSGNGLFSKTRYKFWAITAILLLALWSMFTGSVTLKWSGAGNLNNSLTDSFDTPARDLDILEVEEREKLVRKFWNVYTHSKTAKLPRFWQEAFEAAYEHLTSDVPDVRDAAVSEIAKMSLVSVDVEPLPLNSDLGGRRKSLRRGVGKKNVL; encoded by the exons atGAACGACGGCGAAGCCGCAAAGAAAGAGGGCTTAACAGTCATAGTATCCACAACAGCTAACGGTAACGGCACAATTAACGGCAGCGGAAATGGTTTGTTCAGTAAAACCCGGTACAAGTTCTGGGCCATCACCGCGATCTTGCTCCTAGCTTTGTGGTCTATGTTCACCGGATCCGTCACTCTAAAGTGGTCCGGAGCCGGTAACCTTAACAATTCTCTCACCGATTCGTTTGATACGCCTGCTCGCGACCTCGATATCCTG GAAGTTGAGGAGCGAGAGAAGCTTGTTAGGAAGTTTTGGAACGTGTACACGCACAGCAAAACAGCGAAATTGCCGAGGTTCTGGCAGGAAGCGTTCGAAGCGGCGTACGAGCATCTGACCAGTGATGTCCCGGACGTGAGGGACGCTGCGGTTTCGGAGATTGCGAAGATGTCGTTGGTGTCTGTTGATGTTGAGCCATTGCCTCTTAACTCG GATTTGGGAGGAAGAAGGAAGAGTTTGAGGCGTGGTGTCGGCAAGAAGAACGTTCTTTAG